CAGGCTAGCGGGTACGTCGATGACGCGCTGATTGCGCGAGCCTCGGAAGGCCAGCCCGGGGTCGCGCTCGGCCGCGATGAAAGGACCATCCACGAGCACGTCCAGCTCGCCCAGAAGGCGGTTCGTCTCCTCGCCGCCGGCGCGCAATTCCTCGAAGAGAAAACCGGTGTAGCCGACCAGGTGCAGACCAGCGGCCTTGAGCCGCGCGGCGAGAGCGGCCGCGGCGACGGGCTGCAGGAACGGCTCGCCCCCGGAAAGCGTGACGCCGTCCAGGCCGCGGAGGGAAAGGATATCCCGGACCAGGCTTTCGACAGCGGCCGCTGCGCCGCCCGCGGGATCATGGGTCGATGGGTTGTGGCAGCCCGGGCAGTGTCTTTGGCAGCCTTGCAGAAAGACCGTGCAGCGGATGCCCGGGCCATCCACGTAGCTTTCCTTCGCCAGCCCGGCGATGCGCAGGGTCACAGCCGGTGCGGGATGCGCGCTTTGAGCTCCGCGCGTTTCCCGGCGTTGAAACGGTCCTCGGTCGAGAGGTAGCCGGTCACGCG
This genomic stretch from Elusimicrobiota bacterium harbors:
- a CDS encoding 4Fe-4S single cluster domain-containing protein yields the protein MTLRIAGLAKESYVDGPGIRCTVFLQGCQRHCPGCHNPSTHDPAGGAAAAVESLVRDILSLRGLDGVTLSGGEPFLQPVAAAALAARLKAAGLHLVGYTGFLFEELRAGGEETNRLLGELDVLVDGPFIAAERDPGLAFRGSRNQRVIDVPASLSAGQVMLVKEGW